The Desmodus rotundus isolate HL8 chromosome 2, HLdesRot8A.1, whole genome shotgun sequence region TCCTCGCGCTCCAGCGGCGGGGCCGCGGCGCGATGCCGGCTCTGGGACATGGCGAGAAGGGAGGGCTCGGCGGCGGGAGGAAGAGCAGTGCGAATCGACGTCCTAGCTCTTTGGGTCGGCGGTCCCTGAGAGAAGCGTTCCAGAGCCGCCGCCACCGCCTCTTCCTCCCCaactctcctcctctctttctccgaCCCCCTCCCTCTACGCTCCCCTCCCGCGTCCCTCACGCGAAGGGGACGGGCGGGGGCGAAGGCGGGGCCTCGGTGCGGCAACGCCGGTCCAGGTTCCCGGCCACGCCTCCTCGCTGTCCCGGCTCCCGGCCGTATTCCAATCTCGGCCCCGCCCACCGGCTCCCAGTCTCCTCggcgcccggccccgcccctttCCCTCCAGACCCCGCCCCCGCTCCCAACCCTGGCGCTACCCACCGTGTAGGTTTGGGGCTCCTCTGCACCCAGTCCTCCGGCCTCAACGAGGCCACAGTTCTGTGTCCTTGAAAGGAGGCCGTTTCCTGCGCGGGGAGGCTTGTCGGGTGGCAAGCCTCACGGAGTCTGTAGGGCTGGAAGCTCAGCCTttcgtggggttttttttttggcggggggaaGGATGAAGGCTGCGtcgctttaagaaaaagatttcaaATTTCCAAATGCAAATAGTTAGAGAGCATCCCTGGGGTTGGTCCCGAAGCTGGGGACGTGGTATATCAGCCTCTGAAGGCTGCGGTGGGTTCTTCCCTCGGAGTCCAGCCTTTAGGATCTTGCAGGGACGTCCAGAGACAATCCCCTCCAATCTCCGTTGCCTCCTGGGCTTCATTGTCTTAATAGGCTTTCGTCGCGAGGTAAATGCTGGGTCTGCGGATCCCAGCAGAGCCCCTGAGGTGTGAAACTAGGCTTTTCTGTGAAGCGGATTTCAGTTAAATACTGTTTCTGCACACCTGTGGTGGTCTTTGTAATGGCGTTTGCCTGGTATGCACCACCTTTGGTCGGGTTCAGACAGTGACATTGGATGCCGAATCGCTTCTCTAGGGGTTTTTGCTAGAAACTTGCAGAAATGACTCCGTGTGCTTTCCCGGTGTTCTGGAAAATTGCTTTGCACAATACTATTTGCAGAAGGTACATTATTAAAAGCTGATCTTTGTGGGTCCATGCGAGCCCTggataaatttaaaagcaaattttaaaaaatgtctagaaTCTAATCAGATTGACATATTATTTGAGGCTTGAATTaaacctttcttcctcctcctaccgtcatatatgtatgtgtattgaTTACCATCCACTAATGTTATGTTTTAATGAGTATCTTGTGACTACCACATAGCCACTAtttcaaaatacagggtccagcagaagtaaggcctgtttgagtgtggttggtaggtaataatttatagttttaatttgtacatttcacctaaaatgtcatatggtgtgcttgagtgtgatactgtcaTGCTACTGAATTACAGGTTtatgatttggtaataaaaaaggggtgttatttgtgctgggccctgtatattAATATCCACATAACTATGGCAATACAATATTTCAGCACTCAgatttgtttctaaaatgtatttttagccACCAGATTCCTTTAAAACAAGCCAAAACCTTATATAGTTTTCTTTAAAGGTTGAGTAACTGGgataataatgatgaaaaataaatgcaggaGGATCCAACTGCCATCTTCAGAGTAAGAAACCCATGTGTCAGAGTTTATACagttatttatatgtaatatggttttcttttttttttaaaggttttatttatttatttttagagataggggaaggaagaaagagggagagaaacatcagtgtgtggttgcctctcacgtggcccccactggggacctggcccgcaacccaggcatgtgccctgactgggaatcatactggtgacccttaggtttgcagcctgcactcaatccactgagctacaccagccagggctgtaatatggttttcatttagtattttacAAAGATCTGCATACAATTGTTTTCTTTAGTCTGTGATTTTATATTGATCACTTGGTTTTGTAATCATACAAGGAAAATGAATGAGATGTTCAGACAATAAATTGTATAACATAAGGATTGAAAACAACACTCTTTTGTTGCCAAAGTTGGCATGATGGACTTGTGAAGGAATTCCCTTTGGAATAGGTATACTGTAGCTGGTATCCAGGGATAATGTTAGTGCCTAACTGCATTTTTCCCCATAGGGCTACATGTTTCCCTCAAAACTGGCAAAATACTATTAACCTTGACCCTCTTTAAGGACATAtggtagtattttaaaattgttagttttctgtgtttattgtGGTGCTATAGAGTGCAATTTCAAATTACACTTACTTTTAGTATATCATTTTACACCCTTGATCTATAATTCATCACCTGAGCACCAGGGGAGGCAGTGTTGTGAACCGTACACTGTAAACTACTTGGTGGAAccatactttgtatttttaacatgTATAATTGTATTTAAAGTCAAGTAAGCCTTAGTTTTGTGTctgattttctttgaaaatatggaTTTGCTATCTGAGGGTTGCAGTTGATGACATTTTGATACTATATTAATATGTTTGCTGCTGCTACCAAGAGCTTTGTCAAGCAAGTTGGAGATGGAGGGAGATTAGTTCCTGTTCCAAGCCTTAGTGAGGCTGACAAATACCAACCTCTAAGTCTGGTGGTGAAAAAGAAGCGATGCTTTCTGTTTCCTAGATGTAAATTTACCTCGACACCTTTTACACTGAAAGATATTCTTCTAGGAGACAGAGAAATTTCAGCTGGTAAGTTTAAGTGTGTGTTTGGGAGTGACTCCTCATTCAGCTGCTATATTATTGGTAATCTAAACTTGGCCCATATAGACTGTTTATGTTcataatatttatacattttcacTGATAAAAGCAACCTTTATTACTATGGCAGTAACAATATTATGATTAACAGTGCCTAAAGTTTACAATAGTATCAAATCTCTTATTGACCAAATAATTTTCAAACctattttataagtttatttattgtataattttattacaactattttatagttttaaccaAATCGATGTAGAATATGacataatacatttatttatacaatggagGTATTATTTAGTCCTACCTATGTCACATGGTCAAGTGAGATTAaagtaatttgtatttattttttatgattcacTTGACAGTTGGGAAACTGAAATATATTATAGACTAGGTTAGAAAATAaattgacattttgaaaaattatttcttaaaaacaccTGCTTTTCTTTCAACTACCTAGTGGATCTTGATGCTTAAAAAGTTCTGTTGAATTTGAGTTCATTTTAAGTACTCTggctatttatttcttcttgttttctaattAATTGAATTGCTGTTTTTAAACTTGGTTTAAAACATTGCCTTTCTCAACATTTGGGTAATCAAGTCTTAAACGGTAAATTAATGTGTTACTATATGCGATCTACTGTAGATGAATTcatgacatttgaaaaatattaattttctttttataaaaggtatTTCATCTTATCAGTTACTGAATTATGAAGATGAGTCAGATGTTTCACTCTATGGAAGGCGAGGCAACCATATTGTGAATGACGTTGGGATTAATGTTGCTGGATCAGATTCTGTTGCAGTCAAAGCTTCATTTGGTGTGGTAACTAAACACGAAGTGGAAGTTTCAACGTTACTCAAGGAAATTACCACACGGTCAGTATCATAATCCTCGTGTACTTTAgtgtttttgttaaatattttaattatgtgaacttatttgaaagaatgatTTAAAACATTCAGGTTATAGTTTACTAATGTAATATATTTGATTTGTTTGAAATACTACAAATTACTAATATATCCAAACTTTGGATAAGAGTAGATATCCAAAACCATTTGGTTTAGACAGACTTTTTAATTGTCCCACAAAATCGCTTTGAATCTGAACACATTTGCTAAATTATTAGATTAAAAGAATACAGGAATCTACTTACAATGGACTCCTGTAATAAGCgtgttttaagaaaatagaaaggaaaggcagattattaaatttctttcaagcatactttctatcttttattatactttattatttttttcagcagCTTTGAACGTGTCAAGCATACTTTCTGACGTGCATTAAGTCTGCCTTGATTTTCTCTAGTTAAGGTAGACTGTGAATGAGTAACATGCTAGCAAAAAATGTACTGGGTCGTATGTAACCAGATGGTGTAGATTCTTGTGAATGTCTCtcttgtttattttagaaaaattaattttgaccACAGCTTGATACGTCAGTCAAGGAGCAGCAGAAAGGCAGTATTGTGCGTGGTCATGGAGAGCATCCGAACCACACGACAGTGCTCCCTGTCTGTGCACGCTGGGATTCGTGGGGAGTCCATGAGGGTAAAGCCACACTCACTTAGGTTTCTTTTACTGAAGAGCTGCAAGgggaatattttgaaaagtgCTCAATTTCTAATGAGACTTGTGTGTGTTGTCAAATGTTGAGATTGAAGAGCTGCAATGATATATAGGATTTTGCACAGTAATGGCTTTTAGAATGTGAAAATCCAAGAAAATTGGATTCTCAATACGTGTAATGTAATGCAAACAAAACACCAGTCCTTGTGAAATAATGTGCACCCCTCCTTTTGCTATTTAAGtgctgttgtaaggattaaaaattAGATACTTTTGtgaatttgttgattttatttttaagtgatgtagtttatacttaaattttaagttgaattcatatttttatattaatttttctaaaataatattgtCAATGACTGAACTTACTTCGTTCAATGTTaaaccctttaaaaaatgttgaaagtaaTTTGTGTTTAATTATTAACTGAATTATATTTGTCCTTGCCATTCACATAATAATGACACATAATAATGACTtggttttattaaattattagaaAGATAGGGTTCAATGATAATCTTTTCAAGTCTTTGAAAATAAAGGCTACATTTAGCTGCCCACCAGATTGTTTAACGTTGGATGATTTGGGCTCGAACAATTACTTAATTGTTGGTGATTGCTTTGGAAAGCTGCTGGAAGCCCTGGGGGCTTTGGAACAGTAGACAGGATAGACTAAAAAAGCTATGGCACTTAAACACAGTTGGTTTGCAGTTGAAAGAGAAAGGCTTCTGTGCCCGAGAGCTTTACTGTTGTGGTAGCACTAATCAGTGGCTCCAGTGCCAAAGGAAGTGATGAGCAGTATTTCCTGACAAAGAACAGGAGTTCCCATTGGACCATGTGGACCTTTGCTGTAAAGTTTACTTTGAGTAGGACAGTTCTTTACTTGGAGaagtgttatatatatatatatttggtagGATTGTTTCTCTAAAAAGCTATCCTTATAGGTTATGCTCcttaataatgttatttatttattttttttactgcagTTTCACTTTATGGATGAACACAATACCAAGGGAAGGGACAAAGCTATTGTTTTTCCAGCACATACAACCATAGCTTTCAGTGTTTTCGAACTCTTCATTTACTTGGATGGTGCCTTTGGTAAGTGAATGACTTACATGAAACACTGAAGtgattaaatttttaagaatttaataagaaacacacacatgcacacaccccctctctctctactTACAGCAGAATGATGCTCTTAGCACCGTCAATTTTATGCTTGGTGAAGTAGTTGGGAGATAGCCTGCAGCCCCTAACTTGCCCAACACCTCTTTCCTGCTTTGTGGTAAAGGCTCTAGACTCCCACCGCCCCACTTACAATTACAGATAAGAGCTAAAATGCAGTCCACTGacaaaagtatttatttcttGACTTACACGGTGGGATAATGCATGACCTTCTAATAGgtagtttttaattttggcaAATAGAGGAGTAAATAGATAGTAACATGTCTGAAGATGTCTGGGTACCCAAATGAGTGAGCCCAAAGAAAACTTTAATTTCACCTATTGTGGCTTTCCCCCAAAACTTTCcctaaaaataacttcaaaaatacaaatacttcCTCTAAAGTGGTCACCTTATGTAATACCTCAGTGCAGCTCACTTTAGATTTCTATACGTCACAGACCTTCAAGGTTAGTAGACCAGCCAGCTCAAGTCTAGGAGTAGGCCACACGACCAGGCAAGTGAGCGCTCTAGCCATGGTCATTTCTAAACTTTTTTACAcctgtttatgtttgttttctgcAGTTCtatgggaggagagaagggggagtccagaaacaaaataaaacaggcaaAGTAAATTCTCTTCAGGACACTTCAGCTACAGGTTTTTGCAATTATATTGATAGTTAGAAGGAGTATGAACCGATAGAGCGGATATATCCATCCAAATTGAAAGTGTGCGTATACTTTAGCCTTGCACTTTTAGAAATTTATCCTATAGATATATTTACATGTGTGAAATGATAAGGATATAAGGATATTCAGTTTGTAATAGCAGAAGAATGGAAATAACCTTAAGATCTATTATCAGCAACTAGTTAAATAATGTGCAtctacacaacagaatactaggAGTGAAACAGCACTAGATATCCTGACATCGAATAATCTCTAAGAGGTATTTGAAAGAAGTGTGTGCGGTTTGTAACTTTTTGAGCCTAAAGAGttttacatgcatatatacacacacacatacgtactCCTTTACACTTGTAAAATACGCAGAGCATTTCTGGAAGTAAACACAAGAAGGTTAATAGTTGGTTACCTCTGGGGtggaaaactgaggctggggTCAGTGTAGACTAGAGACTTCTTTGTCACTGTATCCCCTTTTTGCACTCTTTGAATTTTTTACCATCTGAATATTACCTTTTCTTAAAAAGtgtaaaatttaacataaaagatGCAATGACTGGCATGTACCAGAATTCAGCAAGCCCAACTACATCAGCCACGAAATATGAATTCAAGTTATAACATCTACATTTCTTTTATAGACCTTTGTGTCACTTCAGTGTCAAAAGGAGgatttgaaagggaagaagcGGCGACGTTTGCACTGTTCTACAGACTGAGAAATATACTCTTTGAAAGAAGTATGTCCATTGAACagtatttcaaatgcatttttttaaacttccggGCTTAACCCTTAAGGTTGTCTATTAGTAATCCTGTCtgttaagaatttaaatttaaaagccaaATTATTTCATGACTAGTTGTTTGGATTCATGTGATTATAAATGTAGTTCGGTTATATGGTTTTTTATTTGGCTTCTGACATATTTCTCTGTTTGTGTCCTTTTAGATAGAAGAGTGATGGATGTCATTTCTCGTTCACAGCTTTACTTAGATGATCTTTTTTCCGACTACTATGACAAACCTTTCAGCATGACCGACATTTCCCTCAAAGAAGGGACCCACATCCGAGTTAACTTACTTAATCACAACATTCCAAAAGGACCTTGCATTCTCTGTGGAATGGGGAACTTGAAAAGGGAGACGGTTTATGGGTGCTTTCAGTGCTCTGTCGACGGGCAGAAGTATGTGAGACTTCATGCAGTTCCTTGTTTTGATGTTTGGCACAAGAgaatgaaataaagtgaaaaatgaatgtaCTTGGCCTGTGTTTAAGGTGCAGCTGTGCCACACACCTTTCCAAAATTCTCTAGGTTCTCTTTGATGAACTGTGGCAAGttaaagagggagaggaaagagaaattaatCTCTCTGGGCATCattttccccatctataaagtgGAGATGATAATAATGGTAAAATCTTCTCATAACTTGTCATGAAGGttaatactttttattaaaaaaagacttaaatataaaataagaatgtaGATGTTCGTCCATAAAATCTGCCAGCCGCATTAGAAGTACTTTGGGGATTTAGCCCACCATTTTAGGAAACTCTTACATACAGGTTTTTTTGAaataccaattttattttaattggctTTTAATTAAACTTAAGGATGAAAAGAGTGTACAAGAGGTGACTTTATGGTGCTTTAAATATTGCCTTATGTctggtaaaatgagaaaaatgtgttaATAATTGAATGTAATCCTAAATGTTTAATTGCAGTATCAGATTAAAAGCACACGGAGCTCAGCGTGGGGCGTTGCGCACACCATTAGCAGGGTGACCGAGAGCAGTCATGGGCTGCTCTCTGCACTGGACATGTGCTCGCTAGTTTGGGCTTTGCAAAGTTCACCACTGTCATTTTAAAGTTAAGACAGCTAGGATAtgttcatttctcttctcctctgaaaatgtttcaaatatttaacatgtttaGTTATGAGAAATCTTTTTCGTCTGCTCTGTAAGAcatctgaaatttttcataaacAGCCTAAATTATTAATTTGCTATATACCCTTAcgaaaataattgcaaaaataATATGTTCAAATTCTAGACCTCAAAAGTGTGTAATTACAGCACTTGTGATTAGCTATATGCCTATGAAGGTGTAACGCAATTGTGCAAATACGAACTACTTGTATACTATATGCATGtagaatgattaaaattttatttttttaactatttaaatgtgattattttcatAGTGAGTCTCCATATTCATTTGATATcatgtgtaatttttttaaacataagttTAAAAGCACTTTGTATAAAAACAATGGGAGAAAAAGGTTAGAGTGATAGCTTGTATTTTTTGAGAATGTCTATGTCTTCTGTCGCTGTATTTTTGATTTAGGCAGAGTGTATGATTCAAATGCAGGTATTAGCATACAAATCAAAAAAGGGTCTACTGACttttttatgtaaagaaaatgGGGGTAGTTTCCAAGTCAAAACGTAACATTGAGTTTTCAACTTAGTTTACTTTAATTGAGCAGGTTTttctgaggaaagaaaagggatgaCAGAGTTGATGAATCAGCAAGTAAGGAGAAGTTATAAAATTGGTAGAGGGATGATGCAATactggaaggaaagaaaacatagtaaagtttttgttttatgaagTGTCAAACTGTGCTATGCAAATGTGACATCCACTGGTATAGTGGTTTTTGTGTTCTCCCTacacttttaaataacagaattttgGTGAACAATGAATAATGGTTTGGAAAGAGCAAGTTTCAGGAAATGGAAAAAGTTTAGTTTTAAACTCACCTGTTTTGAATAGAGCTATTTATTGCCTGACCATAATTTATTACATATGTAGTAGACAAAAACTTAATGTGTTCCAATAAATACATAGCCTTTCCTTGGCACCAACGTGATCTACAGCAAAGCATCTCTTACCTCTTACTCTCCACAAGCTGTACCATGTCACGATTTGACCATGACACAAAATTGCCAtggcatatttctttcttttctcctttgaaaacGTTTACAACATTTAACATAGAGTTCTGAGAGATAGTTGTATATCCTCATTTGATATTCTCACAtatcctcatgtgtaaaataaattcaacaatttaTCAAAAATTTGATGGTGCCTTTCAGCCAAGATAGCAGCagaggtaaacatggctcgcctcctcacacaaccacaccaaaatgACAACTAAAACATAGAATAATCATCACACAGAACCTTTGGAAAccgagttgaatgaaagtctgacaactatggaattaaagaaaccacatccattcagcctggtaggagggctggagatgcagaacaggctggtcccacatgcacatgtggtgtataaaaattcgggagggatatctcaggagtgaggagtctcaGCCCTACACCtggacccccagcccctgggttcctgtgccaggaagataagtcctataacttctggctacaaaaaccagcagggattgagtcagtggaagaaaattctggagtcccaagcagttccccttaaagaacccacacacagactaaCTCAGATTCATTCTCTCTGAGCTCCggcaccagagtagcagcttgaaaggcaccagtggcattcaGGGAGGAACCGAAGTGTCTGGTATTGAGGCAGGAACTGGGgcacagctttcttccagacagaaggtAAGCAAAGGCCATTGacccttttctgagtcctcccacagagccac contains the following coding sequences:
- the PJVK gene encoding pejvakin — encoded protein: MFAAATKSFVKQVGDGGRLVPVPSLSEADKYQPLSLVVKKKRCFLFPRCKFTSTPFTLKDILLGDREISAGISSYQLLNYEDESDVSLYGRRGNHIVNDVGINVAGSDSVAVKASFGVVTKHEVEVSTLLKEITTRKINFDHSLIRQSRSSRKAVLCVVMESIRTTRQCSLSVHAGIRGESMRFHFMDEHNTKGRDKAIVFPAHTTIAFSVFELFIYLDGAFDLCVTSVSKGGFEREEAATFALFYRLRNILFERNRRVMDVISRSQLYLDDLFSDYYDKPFSMTDISLKEGTHIRVNLLNHNIPKGPCILCGMGNLKRETVYGCFQCSVDGQKYVRLHAVPCFDVWHKRMK